A window of Oncorhynchus gorbuscha isolate QuinsamMale2020 ecotype Even-year unplaced genomic scaffold, OgorEven_v1.0 Un_scaffold_15404, whole genome shotgun sequence genomic DNA:
gtccttgtgaatgttgacctgtttaaatgcTTCACTcgcatcggctgcggagagtgtgatcacagtcatctggaacagctgatgctctcatgcatgtttcagtgttactttccTCGACGTGAGCATAGAGGTAATTTGGCTCAACTGGTAGGCTTGTCACTGGGCAgttcttggctgtgcttcccttttgtagtctgtaaacATTTGCAAGCCCTGCTACATCCGACGGGCGTttgagccggtgtagtacgatttgatcttagttctgtattgacgctttgcatgTGATGTTTCGTCGGAGGGCATATCCGACAATctcacaggtgaagaagctggatgtggtgGTCCCGGATTGGTGGTACACGTGGTTTGCGTTTGTGAGGCGGGTTGGAcatattgccaaattctctaaaacagcgTTGGCGGCTGCTTATGTTAGACAAATTAACATGAAATTCTGTGGCGACCGCTATGGTAGACATTcatgtcaattgcacgctccctcaacttgagacatctgtggtattgtcttgtgacaaaactgcacattttattgttcccagtatgtgtacctgtgtaatgagcatgctgtttcatcagcttcttgatttgACGCATCTGTCAGGTGGCTggaatatcttggcaaaggagaaatgcttactaaaagggatgtaaacaaatttataAAACATTTAAGAGAAATAAGCTGTTTTGCATATGGAACAcgtctgggattttttatttctgctcatgaaacatgggaccaacacatttgttgtgttttattttttgttcagttGATAAGTGATTGTTTCTCACTCAGCGACGAGAGTGGTCACCTGTGACAATGGAGAAAACGTCCAGTTCCTGATCTGTggtaagaacacacacattcTATCCTGATGGTCTCTCCATAGTGCTGTCTGTTTCTTTACATGTTGATTTTTCTTGCCCTGCTAGATTCTGGAGTGATCTTCATTGAGAGAGCTCTGTATGGAAGGACTGATGGAACCACCTGCAAAGAAGGACAACCTGCCAACCAGCTGACAAACACGCAGTGTTCACAGACGGGCACCCTGGAGGTCCTCTCACACAGGTACAGTCAGTATTTATTTGATAAAGACATGCTGGGATTCAGAGGCACTTGGTTGATAAGCACATTGCAGTATCAATGTGCCTTTTTAAAGCCACATTTCCTGatgttcacagtaaacactgcAAATGTTTGCTTTAAATGTCAAGCGCTGCATGCTTGTTGACGCCACGTTTGATTAAATCCCAGCCATAGCTCATCTTACCTCCTGATATCCCCCAGGTGCAATGGGAAACAGGTGTGTGAAGTGAACACTGAAGTCTTCCGTACTTCTGACCCCTGTGTTGGAATCTACAAATACCTGGAAACCACCTACACCTGCCTCCCAGCAAGTCAGTCTGTTTCTATGtataataatacaaaatactAAACCAGGCTAATGTCtgctatgaaaatgtatgtcttttatttgtctgcCCAGCAGTGGCCAGTGTGGTGTGTAATTCCTGTTTGTTTGTCTTGGCAGCACGCAGCATCACGTGTGAAGGCTCTGATGCTCTATTAGGATGTGGTAAGGCTCTGATGCTCTATTAGAATGTGGTAAGGCTCTGATGCTCTATTAGAATGGGGTAAGGCTCTGATGCTCTATTAGAATGGGGTAAGGCTCTGATGCTCTATTAGAATAGGCTCTGATGCTCTATTAGAATGGGGTAAGGCTCTGATGCTCTATTAGAATGG
This region includes:
- the LOC124030775 gene encoding L-rhamnose-binding lectin CSL2-like, which gives rise to MKFCGDRYATRVVTCDNGENVQFLICDSGVIFIERALYGRTDGTTCKEGQPANQLTNTQCSQTGTLEVLSHRCNGKQVCEVNTEVFRTSDPCVGIYKYLETTYTCLPATRSITCEGSDALLGCDDGTIQIYSANYGRRDQLVCSFKRPANQLANTNCLSQSITTSKVAERCNGKSQCDLPASNSLYGDPCVGTYKYLDVAYTCG